From the genome of Rhodobacteraceae bacterium Araon29, one region includes:
- the murI gene encoding glutamate racemase yields the protein MAVGIFDSGLGGLTVLDAVQHRMPDLPLAYMGDNAHAPYGVRDADDVYQLTQNAVERLWQDGCDLVILACNTASAAALRRMQENWIPSDKRVLGVFVPLIEALTERQWGDNSPPREVAVKNVALFATPATVSSRAFQRELAFRAIGVDVEAQSCGGVVDAIEEGDYILAEALVRSHVSALLRKMPKPQAAILGCTHYPLMQDIFQDALGPRVKVFSQASLVAESLADYLDRHPNMKGSGQVSKFITTGDADQVSVQATKFLRRKIAFDTV from the coding sequence ATGGCTGTTGGCATATTTGATTCAGGACTAGGCGGCTTAACGGTGTTGGATGCGGTTCAGCATAGAATGCCTGATTTACCTCTGGCTTATATGGGTGATAACGCGCATGCGCCTTATGGTGTTCGCGATGCGGATGACGTTTATCAATTGACGCAAAATGCCGTAGAGCGTTTGTGGCAAGACGGATGTGATCTAGTGATCCTTGCGTGCAATACCGCGTCTGCAGCTGCCCTTCGGCGAATGCAAGAAAACTGGATACCATCAGACAAACGTGTTCTTGGCGTTTTTGTACCTCTTATTGAAGCCCTAACCGAACGGCAATGGGGTGATAACTCTCCGCCCAGAGAGGTCGCAGTCAAAAATGTGGCTCTGTTTGCAACACCTGCCACAGTTTCAAGCCGCGCATTTCAAAGGGAATTGGCGTTTCGGGCAATCGGCGTTGATGTCGAAGCGCAATCGTGCGGAGGCGTTGTGGATGCCATTGAAGAGGGGGATTACATTCTAGCTGAGGCACTTGTCCGCAGCCATGTGTCGGCCCTTTTGCGAAAAATGCCAAAACCACAGGCTGCTATCTTGGGCTGTACACATTATCCGCTCATGCAGGATATATTTCAGGATGCCCTTGGCCCACGTGTTAAAGTTTTTTCGCAAGCAAGCCTTGTGGCTGAAAGCCTAGCTGATTATCTTGACCGCCATCCGAATATGAAGGGAAGCGGACAAGTGTCAAAGTTCATAACCACAGGCGATGCAGATCAAGTTTCCGTTCAAGCTACTAAGTTTTTGCGACGAAAAATCGCCTTTGATACCGTGTAA
- a CDS encoding acyltransferase, with the protein MMQERQIAREISYASSAQTRGGRALIKLMENATGRVKLMRRARGYEKDIAQGQSFWNVMVQRYGLSLDIINGSLDSIPRNGPLILVANHPYGILDGLMMGHILSLVRGDFRILANQVFNKADELSRIVLPISFDETKDAVKLNLATRKYALDYLANDGAIGIFPGGTVSTGLNPFSRPMDPSWRSFTARMIAKSPAQVVPIFFDGHTSRMFQIASHLHNTLRMGLLINEFRSRVGSPVRVSIGDPISREEITHNSNDAKSMMDFLRRKTYELSPTPLETFEYGFEFENDHKVKRRA; encoded by the coding sequence ATGATGCAGGAACGCCAAATCGCGCGCGAAATCAGTTATGCCTCCTCTGCACAAACGCGGGGTGGACGCGCTTTGATAAAGCTTATGGAAAATGCGACGGGCCGCGTCAAACTCATGCGGCGCGCCAGGGGATATGAGAAAGACATAGCTCAAGGTCAGAGTTTTTGGAATGTAATGGTTCAACGTTATGGATTGTCTTTGGACATCATCAACGGGTCCCTCGATAGTATTCCAAGAAACGGCCCACTTATTCTGGTTGCCAATCATCCATATGGAATTCTTGATGGATTAATGATGGGACATATCTTGTCTCTGGTTCGCGGGGATTTTCGAATTCTAGCAAATCAAGTTTTTAATAAGGCAGACGAATTAAGCCGGATCGTTTTACCCATTTCATTTGATGAAACCAAAGACGCCGTAAAGCTAAACCTAGCCACGCGAAAATACGCTTTAGATTATCTTGCCAATGATGGCGCCATCGGAATTTTTCCGGGCGGCACTGTTTCCACAGGTTTGAACCCATTTTCACGGCCAATGGACCCAAGCTGGCGATCTTTTACAGCCCGCATGATCGCCAAATCACCTGCTCAGGTTGTGCCGATTTTTTTTGATGGACATACAAGCCGGATGTTTCAAATTGCGAGTCATCTTCACAATACATTGCGCATGGGTTTATTAATTAATGAATTTCGCAGCCGGGTTGGATCACCCGTACGTGTTTCAATTGGTGACCCGATTTCACGCGAAGAGATCACACATAATAGTAATGATGCTAAATCAATGATGGATTTCTTGCGAAGAAAAACCTATGAGTTGTCGCCAACTCCTCTTGAAACGTTTGAATATGGCTTTGAATTTGAAAATGATCACAAAGTCAAAAGAAGGGCCTAA